One segment of Paenibacillus sp. FSL R7-0337 DNA contains the following:
- the lipA gene encoding lipoyl synthase: MTNRTAKQPKPDWIKIKLTTGEEYQEIKGMMRSKTLHTVCEEARCPNIYECWANRTATFMILGDICTRACRFCAVNTGLPTELDLLEPERVAEAAEGMQLKHCVVTSVARDDLKDGGAAIFAETVSAIRKRLPLCSIEVLIPDFLGDRESLETVMNSRPDILNHNIETVERMSDRVRARAKYRRSLELLRRAKEMKPEIPTKSSIMLGVGEQWDEILQAMDDLRAVDCDILTLGQYLQPSPKHLNVEKYYPPEEFAVLKEEGLKRGFSHVEAGPLVRSSYRAHEQVKSAAVAREARAVSQA, from the coding sequence TTGACTAATCGAACAGCCAAACAGCCCAAGCCAGACTGGATCAAAATCAAGTTAACCACCGGTGAGGAATATCAGGAAATCAAGGGTATGATGCGCTCTAAGACGTTACATACCGTATGCGAGGAAGCACGCTGCCCGAATATTTATGAATGCTGGGCTAACCGCACGGCAACCTTCATGATTCTGGGGGATATCTGCACACGCGCTTGCCGCTTCTGTGCGGTGAATACAGGCCTGCCGACCGAGCTGGATCTGCTGGAGCCGGAACGTGTGGCAGAGGCTGCTGAAGGCATGCAGCTTAAGCATTGTGTAGTTACAAGCGTCGCCCGCGATGATCTGAAGGATGGGGGGGCGGCGATTTTTGCCGAGACTGTGTCTGCGATCCGTAAGCGCCTTCCTCTATGCAGCATTGAAGTGCTGATTCCTGATTTCCTGGGGGACCGCGAGAGCCTGGAGACCGTGATGAACAGCCGTCCGGATATCCTGAACCACAATATTGAGACTGTGGAACGGATGTCAGACCGTGTCCGGGCCCGGGCCAAATACCGCCGTTCCCTGGAGCTGCTGCGCCGGGCCAAGGAGATGAAGCCGGAGATTCCGACCAAATCGAGTATTATGCTTGGCGTCGGTGAGCAGTGGGATGAGATTCTGCAGGCGATGGATGACCTTAGAGCCGTAGATTGTGATATATTGACATTAGGACAATATCTTCAGCCTTCGCCGAAGCATCTGAATGTGGAGAAATACTATCCGCCCGAGGAGTTTGCGGTGCTGAAGGAAGAGGGCCTGAAGCGCGGCTTCAGCCATGTGGAGGCCGGCCCGCTGGTGCGCAGCTCTTACCGTGCCCATGAGCAGGTGAAGTCTGCTGCCGTGGCCCGTGAGGCGCGTGCTGTTTCACAGGCATAG
- a CDS encoding YutD family protein, which translates to MIVIGGKGYELMLDHKDGWNPEAFRGRYSEVLDRYDYIIGDWGYSQLRLKGFYRDNHPKVNRDTAISGMVDYINEYCNFGCAYFVLHKLKESPQEGTFKDILIKEVPEPGLDDDLEQEDEPVVSIKENRDSQAKGTGRDRDASGGSGREHATKDRPVREHQSRNHRNKEGQGKKNHKEFQGRGQQGQPNNSKQNREHKDNHSNRPNKQANQNKQDRPEKQDNQNRPDNNQNKQDRPDNNQSKQDN; encoded by the coding sequence TTGATCGTTATAGGTGGAAAAGGTTACGAGCTGATGCTAGATCATAAGGACGGCTGGAACCCGGAGGCTTTTCGCGGAAGATACAGCGAAGTGCTGGACCGGTACGATTATATAATCGGAGACTGGGGCTACAGCCAATTGCGCCTCAAAGGCTTTTACCGGGATAATCACCCTAAAGTGAACCGGGACACGGCCATCTCAGGCATGGTGGATTATATTAACGAATACTGTAACTTTGGCTGTGCGTACTTTGTGCTGCATAAGCTGAAGGAGTCCCCGCAAGAGGGAACCTTCAAGGATATTCTGATCAAGGAAGTACCAGAGCCCGGGTTAGATGATGATCTGGAGCAGGAGGATGAACCGGTTGTAAGTATAAAAGAAAACCGGGATTCGCAGGCGAAGGGTACAGGCCGGGACAGAGATGCCTCAGGCGGCTCGGGCCGGGAGCATGCAACCAAGGACAGACCGGTGCGTGAGCATCAGAGCCGGAATCACCGCAACAAAGAAGGCCAGGGCAAGAAGAATCATAAAGAGTTCCAGGGCAGAGGCCAGCAAGGCCAGCCGAATAATAGCAAGCAGAACAGAGAACACAAAGACAATCATTCCAACCGGCCTAACAAGCAGGCGAACCAGAATAAGCAGGATAGACCGGAGAAGCAGGACAACCAGAACAGACCTGATAACAACCAGAACAAGCAGGACAGACCAGACAATAACCAGAGCAAGCAGGACAACTAG